Proteins encoded by one window of Desulfovibrio ferrophilus:
- a CDS encoding cytochrome c3 family protein has translation MRHGQWMRNGVRFWALGLVAVLMACPAWAAVTGPCVECHTMHSSQDGSTMGSSAVGMAHLTLNGCIGCHTNGGLGGVAPVVDGTYNTDSCAGGTFKEGAGGVQSDAGVHNVDIVMSSLGEDDTLTGTNIPGLSGGMNSGKGDQDAQALTCAGKNGCHGDATIDGNDAGIQGFHHGAKDGYRYLQIASNQAAVLGKGAADWEAGISGSADGTGGEHNIYSSDVSAGINKLCANCHPDFHSLANTNDGSNWLRHPTDNDIPTASGWSATVNYRENPFAFEDITSMAPGTAYTVTGAQVACISCHRAHGTPYDDLLRWDYNAQLAGSTVSYGCLGCHNKQRGS, from the coding sequence ATGAGACACGGACAATGGATGCGTAACGGGGTGCGATTCTGGGCACTAGGTCTGGTTGCGGTGCTGATGGCCTGCCCTGCATGGGCAGCAGTGACCGGTCCGTGTGTGGAATGCCATACCATGCACAGCTCTCAGGATGGATCGACGATGGGCAGCAGTGCCGTGGGTATGGCTCATTTGACACTTAACGGCTGTATCGGTTGCCATACCAATGGCGGTTTGGGTGGTGTCGCCCCTGTGGTTGACGGCACCTATAATACCGACTCCTGCGCTGGTGGTACCTTTAAGGAAGGTGCCGGTGGTGTGCAAAGCGATGCGGGCGTCCATAATGTGGACATCGTGATGTCTTCCCTCGGTGAGGACGACACGCTGACCGGGACCAACATTCCCGGTTTGTCCGGTGGAATGAACTCTGGAAAGGGCGATCAGGATGCTCAAGCCTTGACTTGTGCAGGCAAGAACGGTTGTCACGGCGATGCCACCATCGATGGCAACGATGCCGGTATTCAGGGCTTCCACCACGGAGCCAAGGATGGATACCGCTACCTGCAGATCGCAAGCAACCAGGCAGCAGTCCTCGGTAAGGGTGCCGCTGACTGGGAGGCCGGAATATCCGGTTCTGCAGATGGTACGGGTGGTGAACACAACATCTACAGCTCCGATGTGAGCGCAGGTATCAACAAGCTCTGCGCCAACTGTCACCCGGATTTCCACTCGCTGGCCAATACCAATGATGGCAGCAACTGGCTTCGCCACCCCACGGATAACGATATTCCGACTGCGAGTGGTTGGTCTGCTACGGTGAACTACCGTGAGAATCCGTTCGCTTTCGAAGACATTACCTCCATGGCTCCTGGTACGGCCTATACCGTGACCGGAGCACAGGTGGCTTGCATCTCTTGCCACCGAGCCCATGGTACGCCTTATGACGACCTGCTGCGTTGGGATTACAATGCCCAATTGGCAGGAAGTACAGTTAGTTACGGTTGCCTCGGCTGCCATAACAAGCAACGTGGTTCTTAA
- a CDS encoding sigma-54-dependent transcriptional regulator translates to MKILIVDDEPISLASLGDMISMLRFEPVMCKDAEEALKRCSETYYPVIITDVCMPGIDGLEFLERIKKSKGTSSSDVIIITGHGEMETAVKALRLGAYDFLKKPLDARELAAVVERSAEHQALLFENRDLSQCCDRRILEATLDLQRDLEDAREQLRKITGVGNIVVSSPCMRQILNDARLYHKNTDVPVLIEGETGTGKEIVARLIHHGEDDFKAPFVDINCSAISENLFESELFGYEAGAFTGSDRKGSKGKLEAAGKGSVFLDEIGELPLHIQPKLLRVLEDRTFYRVGGIKKMPLEARIICATNCNLEEMVEEGTFRRDLYHRLKIGYFTILPLRQRKEDIGPLTQLFLADESKAKKKRFKTVSKAALDMLRAYPWKGNVRELKNVIERAVLVYDDDELRTEHLEFLAVKPGANMGWRPSCNLFDLSDLTLPDEPFDLDEFLNDLKRQIVIKAVGRFDNNKTQAAGFLNWDRNKIYRLMDG, encoded by the coding sequence ATGAAGATTTTGATCGTGGACGATGAACCCATCAGCCTGGCCAGCTTGGGAGACATGATTTCCATGCTCAGGTTTGAGCCAGTGATGTGCAAGGATGCCGAGGAGGCACTCAAACGCTGCTCAGAAACATACTACCCTGTAATCATTACTGATGTGTGCATGCCTGGGATCGATGGCCTCGAATTTCTGGAACGTATCAAGAAGAGCAAGGGAACATCCTCCAGTGATGTGATCATCATCACCGGCCACGGTGAAATGGAAACTGCGGTCAAGGCGCTCAGGCTGGGAGCCTATGACTTTTTGAAGAAGCCTCTGGATGCTCGCGAGCTTGCGGCCGTGGTTGAACGCAGCGCCGAGCATCAGGCCTTGTTGTTTGAGAACAGAGATCTTTCACAGTGTTGTGATCGGCGCATTCTGGAGGCCACTCTGGATCTGCAGCGCGATTTGGAAGACGCAAGGGAGCAGCTGCGGAAGATTACCGGGGTGGGCAATATCGTTGTTTCTTCACCCTGCATGCGCCAGATTCTCAATGATGCCAGGCTCTATCATAAAAACACCGATGTCCCCGTGCTTATCGAGGGGGAGACCGGTACAGGCAAGGAGATTGTAGCCCGGTTGATTCATCATGGCGAAGATGACTTCAAGGCTCCGTTCGTGGATATCAACTGTTCAGCGATTTCGGAAAATTTGTTTGAGAGCGAGCTGTTCGGCTATGAGGCCGGTGCCTTTACCGGCAGCGATCGGAAAGGATCAAAAGGAAAGCTGGAGGCCGCTGGCAAGGGTTCTGTTTTTCTGGATGAAATTGGTGAACTGCCCCTGCATATCCAGCCCAAACTACTGCGTGTCCTTGAAGATCGTACTTTCTACAGAGTGGGCGGCATCAAGAAAATGCCGCTGGAGGCGCGCATCATATGTGCCACCAATTGCAATCTCGAAGAGATGGTGGAGGAGGGCACCTTCCGCCGGGACCTCTATCATCGTTTGAAGATTGGCTATTTCACAATATTGCCGCTCAGGCAGCGCAAGGAAGATATTGGGCCTCTGACGCAGTTGTTTTTGGCAGACGAGTCCAAAGCCAAAAAGAAGCGATTCAAGACGGTGTCCAAGGCCGCGTTGGACATGCTCAGGGCATATCCATGGAAAGGGAATGTGCGCGAGCTGAAAAATGTCATTGAGCGGGCTGTTCTGGTGTATGACGATGACGAGCTTAGAACGGAGCATTTGGAGTTTCTGGCCGTTAAGCCCGGCGCTAACATGGGCTGGCGCCCCTCGTGCAACCTGTTTGATCTTTCTGATTTGACCCTGCCTGATGAACCTTTCGATCTGGATGAATTCCTGAATGACCTCAAGCGACAGATTGTGATTAAGGCCGTCGGTCGTTTTGATAATAACAAAACGCAGGCCGCCGGATTTCTCAACTGGGATCGCAACAAGATCTATCGCCTGATGGACGGATAA
- a CDS encoding GNA1162 family protein — protein MKNMIGLILFLRRGTGALPLMLVMASLLLAGCAKPMNYVHPNADLSYVRSVAIVPFKNLTQEKCAEEKVMHVVATEMLRRGVDVVEFGEVAKVLRGEGHGKDEGSINRKVAEGAARRLGVQAFLVGAVQEYGQSTKGGDAYLEVCVSLRLIDAKTCTILWEATHSLKGTTVLDRLFGIGKQSRTDLSRDVVVEMFASLFEHEREMPAALARHETKELRNGLAGM, from the coding sequence ATGAAAAATATGATTGGTTTGATTCTGTTTTTGAGAAGAGGGACAGGGGCTCTGCCCTTGATGCTGGTCATGGCATCACTGCTGTTGGCAGGGTGCGCCAAGCCCATGAATTATGTCCATCCCAATGCGGACCTGAGTTATGTGCGTTCTGTGGCCATCGTGCCATTCAAGAACCTGACTCAGGAAAAATGCGCAGAGGAAAAGGTGATGCACGTGGTGGCCACCGAGATGCTGCGCCGTGGTGTGGATGTGGTGGAATTCGGCGAAGTGGCCAAGGTGCTGCGTGGCGAGGGGCATGGCAAGGATGAGGGCTCCATCAATCGCAAGGTGGCTGAAGGCGCTGCCCGCCGTTTGGGGGTGCAGGCGTTTTTGGTGGGTGCGGTGCAGGAGTATGGGCAATCGACCAAGGGTGGTGACGCCTACCTTGAGGTCTGTGTGTCCCTGCGGCTCATTGATGCCAAGACATGCACAATTTTGTGGGAGGCCACACATAGTCTCAAGGGGACGACAGTTCTGGACAGGCTGTTTGGTATCGGCAAGCAGAGTCGCACCGATTTGAGCCGGGATGTGGTGGTGGAAATGTTTGCATCATTATTTGAGCATGAGCGTGAGATGCCGGCGGCATTGGCCCGGCATGAGACCAAGGAACTGCGCAACGGCCTTGCGGGCATGTAG
- a CDS encoding YncE family protein, giving the protein MQLVMRVVLVLVALMATACTSLEKMPQAFPGGGGQVYLYFETLGTGGAEIRFALSDVFLVDEDGRRHPLGAEAELSSADPDGGLRLAVSGMEPGRYVGMAWCVSWATVERNGVIVPLELQETGGETLVEIDFTLKPGRSRTLFAQWFAEPSLCEDDGFLPKLTIREQRVELASSLIFVSNVADASLTVIDRSLSRVVGSIAVGSAPMGLVSSPDGTCLYVASHGGRCISVVDVAAGHVVDTFGNLGRAPTELAISQDGELLFAVNPASDSVTVIETATGQPVRVVDVGRNPGGIVFDADRNRVYVANTGSGTLSVIDGNTLQVVRTVTVGQAPRGVAVADGTLFVTDGGTSTLWLVDLPSYAASVAVSAGSRGGRLLQGLHGMVYMTAPVKDELAFVRTATRSDVKRVPMNSAPGHMALDTVHRKLYVVCNEADKLVVVDASMRKIDTVMHVGRRPYGVTVIDE; this is encoded by the coding sequence ATGCAGTTGGTCATGCGCGTGGTTCTTGTTCTGGTTGCGCTGATGGCGACCGCCTGCACTTCGCTTGAGAAGATGCCACAAGCCTTTCCGGGTGGGGGAGGGCAGGTTTATTTATATTTTGAAACACTTGGAACCGGTGGGGCAGAGATTCGTTTTGCTCTGTCCGATGTGTTTCTGGTGGACGAAGACGGCAGGCGTCATCCACTGGGCGCGGAAGCGGAGCTGTCGTCGGCTGATCCCGATGGTGGTTTGCGGCTGGCTGTGTCGGGAATGGAGCCGGGCAGATATGTGGGCATGGCGTGGTGCGTGAGTTGGGCCACTGTGGAACGCAATGGCGTCATCGTGCCTCTGGAGCTGCAGGAAACCGGTGGGGAAACCCTGGTGGAGATTGATTTCACCTTGAAACCTGGTCGCAGCCGGACATTGTTTGCCCAATGGTTCGCCGAGCCTTCATTGTGTGAGGATGATGGTTTCCTGCCCAAGCTGACTATACGTGAGCAGCGCGTTGAGTTGGCTTCTTCTCTGATTTTTGTATCCAACGTCGCTGACGCGTCCCTGACCGTGATTGATCGATCTCTGAGCCGGGTTGTTGGCTCCATTGCCGTGGGGTCCGCTCCCATGGGCCTTGTTTCCTCCCCAGATGGCACCTGCTTGTACGTCGCCAGCCATGGTGGACGATGCATTTCGGTGGTGGATGTGGCTGCCGGACATGTGGTGGACACCTTCGGCAACCTTGGCCGCGCCCCTACGGAATTGGCGATATCCCAGGATGGGGAATTGCTGTTTGCCGTCAATCCGGCCTCGGACAGTGTGACGGTCATTGAAACGGCGACAGGCCAACCCGTGCGCGTGGTTGATGTGGGACGTAACCCCGGCGGCATCGTTTTCGATGCGGACAGAAACAGGGTGTATGTGGCCAATACCGGCTCAGGCACCCTGTCCGTCATTGATGGCAATACACTTCAGGTTGTTCGCACCGTGACCGTAGGTCAGGCCCCACGAGGGGTGGCTGTGGCCGATGGCACCCTGTTCGTCACCGATGGCGGGACTTCCACTCTCTGGTTGGTCGATTTGCCGTCCTATGCCGCGTCGGTGGCGGTTTCTGCAGGAAGTCGCGGGGGGCGTCTGCTGCAAGGGCTGCACGGCATGGTCTACATGACGGCCCCTGTGAAAGATGAACTGGCATTTGTGCGAACCGCCACTCGTTCTGACGTGAAGAGGGTGCCAATGAACTCGGCTCCCGGGCATATGGCCTTGGATACGGTGCATCGCAAACTCTACGTGGTTTGTAACGAAGCAGACAAACTGGTCGTTGTGGATGCCTCGATGCGAAAGATCGATACCGTTATGCATGTGGGCAGGAGACCCTACGGCGTCACGGTCATCGACGAATGA
- a CDS encoding cytochrome C, protein MRLVKGLMLLGLLAVCLVCVAACEKRTPAGGGAAEPISVEPAQPEKREIALYDSGVSPLTTEQCGQCHFPVYDAIREDGGKHKIPCVQCHEQYHAYSPRKQNFDEIMPKCGTCHVGPDGAEFHGSDESLKDCLKCHADVHRPLLMDMENLSPDCGTCHKPVAGELVMNPSAHSSDVGCEDCHADNHGKIPECADCHESHSPEVEMTSAECMTCHPVHKPTVVTYGEDVSSAICAGCHDDVQHNLTKNITKHTDVPCASCHLEHEGIEPCSKCHGEPHSKTLMQDTSKCGDCHGTAHELAAG, encoded by the coding sequence ATGAGATTGGTTAAAGGTTTGATGCTGCTTGGTCTGCTTGCGGTCTGCCTGGTGTGCGTGGCGGCCTGCGAGAAAAGGACCCCGGCCGGGGGCGGTGCTGCGGAGCCGATATCCGTGGAACCTGCGCAGCCGGAAAAGCGTGAAATTGCATTATACGACAGCGGGGTTTCGCCGCTGACAACCGAGCAGTGCGGACAATGCCATTTCCCTGTCTACGATGCCATCCGGGAGGATGGCGGAAAGCACAAGATTCCGTGTGTGCAGTGTCATGAGCAGTATCATGCATACAGCCCTCGGAAGCAGAACTTTGATGAGATCATGCCCAAGTGCGGCACCTGTCACGTGGGGCCGGACGGAGCTGAATTCCACGGTTCGGATGAATCGCTCAAGGATTGCTTGAAGTGTCATGCCGATGTGCACCGTCCTCTGCTTATGGATATGGAGAATCTGTCACCGGATTGTGGCACCTGTCACAAGCCTGTGGCTGGTGAATTGGTGATGAATCCCAGCGCTCACTCCAGTGATGTGGGTTGTGAGGATTGCCATGCCGACAACCATGGCAAGATCCCGGAATGCGCCGACTGTCATGAGTCGCATAGTCCGGAAGTGGAAATGACATCCGCCGAATGCATGACCTGCCATCCCGTGCACAAGCCCACGGTTGTGACCTATGGCGAGGACGTTTCGTCTGCGATTTGTGCAGGGTGTCATGACGATGTGCAGCATAATCTGACCAAGAATATCACCAAGCATACAGATGTGCCTTGTGCATCATGTCACCTCGAACACGAGGGCATCGAGCCATGCAGCAAATGCCATGGTGAACCGCACTCCAAGACCCTGATGCAGGATACATCGAAGTGTGGAGATTGCCACGGCACGGCACACGAGCTGGCTGCGGGATGA
- a CDS encoding NHL repeat-containing protein, giving the protein MNFLRLRSIRLMALLVLLGMVRLGAAEDVLPEDVPRSEEPAAMSHFSTQDENRAEKAVVMGTVFEDYEGLRMSFPSRVFVDRSNGEVYVVDGGNSRILVYTHDLYPLLSMGVSDGLESPVGVSVGSDGYVYVAQVPGKGGTQSRISVFNPALSWERDIVFQGFNGAESFRPRNVLVTPQGELYVSGDSFAGLVVLNADGVFVRLLSVEDSVGGEAPRQAMISDMELDASGRLYLLSEEMGRVYVFDGDGVLQRSFGKKGGGSGKLSRPRGIALDERERRVLVVDYMRHTVNVYSWEGEHLFDFGGKGWRDGWFQFPNDIGVDSVGDVLVADTFNNRVQVMRLE; this is encoded by the coding sequence ATGAATTTTCTCCGCCTGCGCTCCATAAGACTGATGGCCCTCCTTGTTTTGCTGGGGATGGTGCGTTTGGGCGCAGCCGAGGACGTTCTGCCGGAGGATGTGCCTCGTTCCGAGGAGCCTGCGGCAATGAGTCACTTTTCGACTCAGGATGAGAATAGAGCTGAGAAGGCTGTCGTCATGGGGACCGTGTTTGAGGATTACGAAGGCCTCAGGATGTCGTTTCCATCACGGGTCTTCGTGGATCGGAGTAACGGCGAAGTCTATGTCGTGGACGGCGGCAATTCCAGAATCCTCGTCTATACCCATGATTTGTATCCACTGCTCTCCATGGGCGTTTCGGATGGCCTGGAAAGCCCCGTGGGTGTTTCCGTGGGCAGCGATGGCTACGTCTATGTGGCTCAGGTTCCAGGCAAGGGCGGCACACAATCCAGAATCTCCGTATTCAATCCTGCGCTGTCATGGGAGCGCGACATCGTGTTCCAGGGATTCAATGGTGCGGAATCTTTTCGTCCCCGCAACGTACTCGTGACCCCGCAGGGCGAGCTGTACGTCAGTGGTGACAGTTTTGCCGGTCTGGTTGTCCTGAATGCCGATGGTGTATTCGTCCGTCTGCTGAGTGTTGAGGACTCTGTAGGTGGCGAGGCCCCGCGGCAAGCCATGATCAGCGATATGGAATTGGATGCCTCCGGGCGGTTGTATCTTCTCAGCGAAGAGATGGGGCGAGTCTACGTGTTCGATGGAGATGGTGTTCTTCAGCGATCATTCGGGAAGAAGGGTGGTGGCTCGGGCAAGCTCAGTAGGCCCCGGGGTATTGCCTTGGATGAGCGTGAGCGGCGGGTCTTGGTAGTGGACTACATGCGGCACACGGTAAACGTCTATTCCTGGGAAGGCGAACATCTGTTTGATTTCGGAGGCAAGGGGTGGCGTGACGGATGGTTTCAATTCCCCAATGACATCGGGGTGGATTCCGTCGGTGACGTTCTTGTAGCCGATACATTCAATAACCGCGTTCAGGTGATGCGTTTGGAATAG
- a CDS encoding cytochrome C produces MELGLLKMRLAFAGVLGIAVVLVWFCPVSTAQSVPAATKLTDDHCIVCHPKEPALVAVNGGKHGTEIGCLDCHREHPPQGTRAVPECTMCHTGKEHYTLDNCSQCHSSGHAPLNLSLEGDITEPCLTCHSEQGVEVKHHPSAHADMACNECHTSHREVPACLDCHSSHTDSMDQESCTTCHPAHKPLVVKYERGTPSEYCKSCHEEAFNVLAINTTKHHDLACDNCHRSEHKAVPPCFACHGRPHPEAMLEKFEDCSDCHGTAHDLRR; encoded by the coding sequence ATGGAATTAGGTTTGTTGAAAATGAGGTTGGCCTTCGCGGGTGTTCTTGGAATTGCCGTGGTTCTGGTCTGGTTCTGCCCGGTTTCAACGGCGCAGAGCGTTCCTGCTGCGACAAAGTTGACCGATGATCATTGCATCGTGTGTCACCCCAAGGAGCCTGCATTGGTTGCCGTCAATGGTGGCAAGCATGGCACTGAGATCGGGTGTCTGGATTGCCATAGAGAGCACCCGCCCCAAGGGACGCGAGCTGTGCCTGAGTGCACCATGTGTCATACGGGCAAGGAGCATTATACACTGGATAATTGCAGCCAGTGCCATTCTTCGGGGCATGCTCCGCTGAATTTGAGTCTTGAGGGCGACATTACCGAGCCATGCCTGACCTGTCATAGCGAACAGGGTGTCGAGGTCAAGCACCACCCGAGCGCACATGCCGACATGGCCTGCAACGAATGTCACACCAGCCACCGCGAGGTTCCCGCATGTCTGGACTGTCACTCTTCTCATACCGATAGCATGGACCAGGAGTCCTGCACGACCTGCCACCCGGCTCACAAGCCTTTGGTGGTCAAGTATGAAAGAGGAACGCCTTCGGAATATTGCAAGTCGTGTCATGAAGAGGCTTTCAACGTGCTCGCCATCAATACGACAAAGCATCATGACCTGGCTTGTGACAATTGCCACCGTTCAGAGCATAAGGCCGTTCCTCCTTGCTTCGCCTGTCATGGCCGGCCGCATCCGGAAGCCATGCTTGAGAAATTCGAGGATTGTAGCGACTGCCACGGCACGGCGCACGACCTGAGGCGATAG